A genomic segment from Nodularia sphaerocarpa UHCC 0038 encodes:
- a CDS encoding SufS family cysteine desulfurase, which produces MTFTPIKTLADKVRADFPILHQEVNGKPLVYLDNAATSQKPVFVLNILRDYYEQYNANVHRGAHTLSAKATDAYEGARDKVAKFINAASRQEIIYTRNASEAINLVAYSWGMNNLQAGDEIILSVMEHHSNIVPWQLVSQKTGAVLKFVELTPEGSFDLEQFKNLISDKTKLVAVSHVSNTLGCINPVAEIAKITHKYGAKFLVDACQSVPHMPVDVQEIDCDWLVASGHKMCAPTGIGFLYGKLELLESMPPFFGGGEMIADVYLDHSTYAELPHKFEAGTPAIAEAIALGAAVDYLSNIGMDKIHAYEAELTAYLFQQLEQIPQITIYGPKPNAKGEGRAALAAFTAADVHPNDLSTLLDQEGVAIRSGHHCTQPLHRHLGLPGTARVSLSFYNTREEIDIFIKALKETLEFFAGFLA; this is translated from the coding sequence ATGACTTTCACCCCTATCAAAACCCTGGCTGATAAAGTTCGCGCTGATTTCCCGATATTGCATCAGGAAGTTAACGGGAAACCTTTGGTTTATCTGGATAATGCAGCTACTTCCCAAAAACCTGTGTTCGTGTTAAACATCCTGCGGGATTATTACGAACAATATAATGCTAACGTGCATCGTGGCGCTCATACCCTGAGTGCTAAAGCCACTGATGCTTATGAAGGTGCGCGAGATAAAGTAGCTAAATTCATTAATGCTGCGTCACGTCAAGAAATTATCTACACCCGCAACGCCAGTGAAGCCATTAACCTGGTAGCCTACAGCTGGGGGATGAACAATTTGCAAGCGGGAGATGAAATTATTCTGTCGGTGATGGAACACCACAGTAATATCGTTCCTTGGCAACTTGTATCACAAAAAACGGGTGCGGTGTTAAAGTTTGTGGAATTGACACCAGAAGGAAGTTTTGATTTAGAACAGTTTAAAAACCTGATTTCTGACAAAACAAAATTGGTTGCGGTTAGTCATGTTTCTAATACTTTGGGATGTATTAATCCAGTCGCAGAAATTGCCAAAATTACTCACAAATACGGTGCGAAATTCTTAGTTGATGCTTGCCAAAGTGTACCGCATATGCCTGTGGATGTGCAAGAAATCGACTGTGATTGGTTGGTTGCTTCCGGTCACAAAATGTGCGCCCCCACTGGCATAGGATTTTTGTATGGTAAGTTGGAACTGTTAGAATCCATGCCGCCATTTTTTGGTGGTGGTGAAATGATTGCAGATGTATATTTAGATCATTCTACCTACGCAGAATTACCCCACAAATTTGAAGCTGGTACACCGGCAATTGCGGAGGCGATCGCCCTGGGAGCTGCGGTAGATTATCTTAGTAATATTGGCATGGATAAAATCCACGCCTACGAAGCCGAACTCACAGCGTATTTGTTCCAACAATTAGAGCAAATACCCCAAATCACAATTTACGGTCCCAAACCCAACGCCAAAGGCGAAGGAAGGGCTGCATTAGCTGCATTTACAGCCGCAGATGTCCACCCTAACGACTTATCGACATTATTAGACCAAGAAGGCGTAGCGATTCGTTCTGGACACCACTGTACTCAACCATTACACCGTCATTTAGGTTTACCGGGAACCGCACGGGTAAGTTTATCTTTCTATAATACCCGCGAAGAGATTGATATTTTCATCAAAGCGC
- the sufD gene encoding Fe-S cluster assembly protein SufD: MTIQVSPSPVPNSNAVSLTSTLLDKDSYLTGLLDEVTAATAADCFQELRQGAANWVRHSSIPTTREEEWRFTDLSALRQVQFHVETQLKSVDISALTLPEAVNSRLVFVNGVYAPDLSAVADLPSGVVVGNLAGFSRSQQERVKQYLAQAEGSQEVFTALNTAGISDAAVVWVAKNVIVETPIHLLFIAVAGDTATISQPRCLVVAETGGSVSLVEDFINRRGAEDAENEGVYLTNAVTEIWLGENAQVSHTRIEREGAEAFHVGKTAVTQARDSRYTCHALSFGAKLSRHNLEILQTGEQTETTLNGLTMISGRQVGDTHSAIALNHPHSTSTQLHKCIVGDRAHAVFNGKVFVPKAAQLTNAGQLNRNLLLSSKARVDTKPQLEITADNVKCAHGATVSQLEDDEIFYLQSRGINEDDARKLLINAFAAEIINQIPVKSLQAILLNTVNSLKSLTND; encoded by the coding sequence ATGACTATTCAAGTTTCTCCTAGTCCGGTTCCTAACTCAAATGCTGTGAGTTTGACTTCTACTCTGTTGGATAAAGATAGTTATCTAACTGGGTTGTTAGATGAAGTAACCGCAGCAACCGCCGCAGATTGTTTCCAGGAATTACGCCAAGGTGCTGCTAATTGGGTGCGTCATTCCAGTATCCCCACTACCCGTGAGGAAGAATGGCGGTTTACTGATTTGTCAGCGCTGCGTCAAGTGCAGTTTCATGTAGAAACACAATTAAAATCAGTTGATATCTCGGCTTTAACTTTACCAGAGGCTGTTAATAGTCGTTTGGTGTTTGTTAATGGTGTCTATGCGCCGGATTTATCCGCCGTTGCAGATTTACCTTCTGGGGTTGTTGTCGGTAATTTGGCGGGTTTTTCTCGGTCTCAGCAGGAGCGTGTTAAACAGTATTTAGCACAAGCTGAGGGTTCACAGGAGGTTTTTACTGCTCTCAATACTGCTGGAATCTCTGATGCGGCGGTGGTTTGGGTGGCTAAGAATGTGATTGTGGAAACGCCGATTCATTTATTATTTATTGCGGTTGCTGGTGATACAGCGACGATTTCTCAGCCCCGTTGTTTGGTGGTGGCTGAAACTGGTGGTAGTGTGTCTTTGGTGGAAGATTTTATTAACCGCAGAGGCGCAGAGGACGCAGAGAATGAGGGGGTTTACCTCACTAATGCGGTTACGGAAATTTGGCTGGGTGAGAATGCTCAGGTGAGTCATACTAGAATTGAGCGGGAAGGTGCAGAGGCTTTTCATGTAGGGAAGACTGCTGTTACTCAAGCTCGTGATAGTCGCTATACTTGTCATGCTTTGAGTTTTGGTGCTAAGTTATCGCGCCACAATTTAGAAATTTTGCAAACTGGTGAACAAACCGAAACGACTCTCAACGGTTTGACGATGATTTCTGGTAGACAGGTGGGTGATACTCACAGTGCGATCGCACTTAATCATCCCCATAGTACCAGCACACAGTTACATAAGTGCATTGTAGGCGATCGCGCTCATGCAGTATTTAATGGCAAAGTATTTGTGCCGAAAGCCGCACAGTTAACAAATGCCGGTCAATTAAATCGCAATTTATTGTTATCATCAAAAGCCAGAGTTGATACTAAGCCGCAGTTGGAAATTACCGCCGACAACGTGAAATGCGCTCATGGTGCTACCGTTAGTCAGTTGGAAGATGATGAAATCTTTTATCTCCAAAGTCGGGGAATTAACGAAGATGATGCGCGTAAGTTGTTAATTAATGCCTTTGCTGCGGAAATTATCAACCAAATCCCCGTCAAATCTCTGCAAGCAATTCTATTAAACACAGTTAATAGTCTCAAGTCTTTGACTAATGACTAA
- the sufC gene encoding Fe-S cluster assembly ATPase SufC, which produces MIIENSDVVLSVKGLTASVDGTPILKGLDLEVRAGEIHAIMGPNGSGKSTFSKVLAGHPAYEVTGGEVIFQGQNLLEMEPEERARSGVFLAFQYPLEIPGVSNLDFLRVAYNSRRKAQGLEELDAFDFDDLIEEKLEVVKMNPAFLNRSLNEGFSGGEKKRNEILQMALLEPKLGILDETDSGLDIDALRIVADGVNQLASPENATIMITHYQRLLNYIVPDYVHVMAHGRILMSGGKDLALELEERGYDWVLEGAEVGV; this is translated from the coding sequence ATGATTATTGAAAATAGTGATGTTGTGCTGTCTGTTAAGGGTTTGACGGCTAGTGTTGATGGAACTCCGATTTTGAAGGGTTTGGATCTTGAGGTTCGGGCTGGAGAAATTCATGCAATTATGGGACCGAATGGTTCTGGTAAGAGTACTTTTTCTAAAGTTTTGGCTGGACACCCTGCTTATGAGGTGACTGGTGGTGAGGTGATTTTCCAAGGTCAGAATCTTTTGGAAATGGAACCGGAGGAACGGGCTAGAAGCGGTGTGTTTTTGGCTTTTCAATATCCGTTGGAAATTCCGGGTGTAAGTAATCTGGATTTTTTACGGGTTGCTTACAATTCTCGTCGGAAAGCTCAGGGTTTGGAGGAGTTGGACGCTTTCGATTTTGATGATTTGATTGAGGAAAAGTTGGAAGTTGTCAAAATGAATCCGGCTTTTCTCAACCGTAGTCTGAATGAAGGTTTTTCTGGTGGTGAGAAGAAGCGGAATGAAATTCTGCAAATGGCTCTGCTGGAACCAAAGTTGGGTATTCTGGATGAGACTGATTCGGGTTTGGATATTGATGCTCTGAGAATTGTGGCTGATGGTGTGAATCAATTGGCTAGTCCAGAAAATGCCACGATTATGATTACTCACTATCAACGTTTGCTGAATTATATTGTGCCTGACTATGTTCATGTCATGGCTCATGGTCGCATTCTCATGAGTGGTGGTAAGGATTTGGCGCTGGAATTGGAAGAGCGCGGTTATGACTGGGTTCTGGAAGGTGCTGAGGTGGGTGTGTAA
- the sufB gene encoding Fe-S cluster assembly protein SufB → MSVTAKTLVNQPYKYGFITDIEADTIPRGLNEDVVRLISSKKNEPQFMLDFRLRCYRQWLKMTEPTWPSVKYPPIDYQNIIYYSAPKKKKAKLNSLDEVDPTLLETFEKLGISLTEQKRLANVAVDAIFDSVSVATTFKDKLAEDGVIFCSISEALQEHPELVRKYLGSVVPAADNYFAALNGAVFSDGSFVYIPKGVKCPMELSTYFRINSGDTGQFERTLIVAEEGSYVSYLEGCTAPMYDTNQLHAAVVELVALDNAEIKYSTVQNWYAGDEKGKGGIYNFVTKRGLCQGVNSKISWTQVETGSAITWKYPSCVLVGDNSVGEFYSVALTNNMQQADTGTKMIHVGKNTRSTIISKGISAGNSSNSYRGLVKVNPTAKGARNYSQCDSMLIGDNAHANTFPYIQVQNNASKVEHEASTSKIGEDQLFYFAQRGISPEDAISMMISGFCKDVFNQLPMEFAVEADKLLSMKLEGSVG, encoded by the coding sequence ATGAGTGTCACAGCCAAAACCTTAGTCAACCAACCCTACAAGTACGGTTTTATTACAGATATTGAAGCCGACACTATCCCACGTGGACTAAATGAGGACGTTGTTCGCTTGATCTCCTCCAAGAAGAACGAGCCACAGTTCATGTTAGATTTTCGCCTCAGATGTTATCGCCAGTGGCTCAAAATGACGGAACCAACTTGGCCGAGTGTCAAGTATCCGCCCATCGACTATCAGAATATTATCTACTATTCCGCGCCCAAGAAGAAGAAAGCCAAGCTCAACAGCTTGGATGAGGTAGATCCTACCCTGCTAGAAACCTTTGAGAAATTGGGTATTTCCCTCACTGAACAGAAGCGACTAGCAAATGTGGCTGTCGATGCAATTTTCGATAGCGTTTCTGTTGCTACCACATTTAAGGACAAACTCGCCGAAGATGGAGTTATCTTTTGCTCAATTTCGGAAGCTTTACAAGAACATCCCGAACTTGTGCGGAAGTATCTGGGTAGCGTCGTTCCCGCAGCAGACAATTATTTTGCGGCTTTAAATGGTGCAGTATTCAGCGATGGTTCTTTTGTCTATATTCCTAAAGGCGTAAAATGCCCAATGGAACTGTCTACATATTTCCGCATCAACTCCGGTGATACAGGACAGTTTGAACGGACTTTGATTGTGGCTGAAGAAGGTAGCTATGTTTCCTACCTAGAAGGTTGCACTGCGCCAATGTATGACACCAACCAATTACACGCCGCAGTGGTGGAACTTGTCGCCCTGGATAACGCGGAAATTAAATACTCCACTGTTCAAAACTGGTACGCCGGCGATGAAAAGGGTAAAGGTGGAATTTACAATTTTGTTACCAAGCGCGGTTTGTGTCAGGGTGTGAATTCTAAGATTTCCTGGACTCAAGTTGAAACAGGTTCAGCAATTACTTGGAAGTATCCTAGCTGTGTGTTGGTGGGTGATAATTCTGTGGGTGAATTTTACTCGGTGGCGCTGACAAATAATATGCAGCAAGCTGACACGGGTACGAAGATGATTCACGTGGGTAAAAATACTCGCAGTACGATTATTTCTAAGGGTATATCGGCGGGTAATTCTAGTAATAGTTATCGCGGTTTGGTGAAGGTTAATCCCACGGCTAAGGGTGCGAGAAATTATTCTCAGTGTGACTCGATGCTGATTGGCGATAATGCCCATGCTAATACTTTCCCTTATATTCAGGTGCAGAATAACGCTAGTAAGGTGGAGCATGAGGCTTCTACTTCTAAGATTGGTGAGGACCAATTGTTTTATTTTGCTCAACGGGGTATTTCGCCGGAGGACGCTATTTCGATGATGATTAGCGGTTTCTGTAAGGATGTTTTTAATCAGCTACCTATGGAGTTTGCTGTGGAAGCTGACAAGCTTTTGAGTATGAAGTTGGAAGGTAGTGTTGGGTAA
- the sufR gene encoding iron-sulfur cluster biosynthesis transcriptional regulator SufR, which translates to METIHQTSTKQDILEYLLKRSQATAFELAEVLDVSKQAIRRHLKDLETEDLVLYSSAQIGMGRPQHIYKLSRRGRDRLQRSLNNHQSDRYGEFAVSLLDTLAETVGRDQVRSILQKQWERKAQEYRDRVGNGSLEERVANLVNLRKTEGFMAEYHSVESSQKDSFILMEHNCAISNVAESFPSICGHELEMFAAVLPDCHVERTHWIIDGEHRCGYLVQRQT; encoded by the coding sequence ATGGAGACTATTCACCAGACCTCAACCAAGCAAGATATTCTGGAGTATCTGCTTAAGCGCTCACAAGCAACTGCTTTTGAGTTAGCGGAAGTTTTAGATGTCAGCAAGCAAGCAATTCGTCGTCATTTGAAAGATTTGGAGACGGAAGATTTAGTTTTGTATTCATCTGCACAAATAGGTATGGGGCGGCCACAGCATATTTATAAGTTAAGCCGCCGGGGACGCGATCGCTTGCAAAGGAGTTTAAACAATCATCAAAGCGATCGCTATGGTGAATTTGCAGTTTCACTGTTGGACACTTTAGCAGAAACCGTAGGCCGTGACCAAGTAAGGTCAATTTTACAAAAACAGTGGGAGCGTAAAGCTCAAGAATACCGCGATCGCGTCGGTAACGGATCACTAGAAGAACGTGTAGCTAATTTAGTGAATCTGAGAAAAACTGAAGGATTCATGGCAGAATATCACTCAGTGGAATCCTCACAAAAAGATAGCTTTATCTTGATGGAGCATAACTGTGCCATTTCCAATGTCGCCGAGTCTTTCCCTAGCATCTGCGGTCATGAATTAGAAATGTTTGCGGCGGTTCTACCAGATTGTCACGTAGAGCGCACCCATTGGATTATCGATGGTGAACATCGTTGCGGCTATTTAGTGCAACGACAAACATAA